In Nitrospinaceae bacterium, the following are encoded in one genomic region:
- a CDS encoding ATP-dependent helicase — EKHFPKGNVLESLLAFAADTDRTPATAVMDRAPYLADRLAEIEEVAAKYIERKKEIQAMDFSDLLTHTRTLLSDHEQVRALYQERFRHILVDEYQDTNKVQADIIDLLAGGHRNLTVVGDDAQSIYSFRGAHFENIITFPDRYTDARLFRLEANYRSTPPILALANASIAQNKRQFKKELATTRETGSLPALVPCREVLQQADFIAQRILELNDEGVPLSEIAVLYRAHYHSMEVQMELTRRGIPFEIRSGLRFFEQRHIKDVTAFVRLVASPMDELAWKRALKLLPRVGEATAARIWAVLSAQDDLLRFAANADSGFVPKPARESWEVFRRLIEALAGLDLRSDPDPGGEKGAPPISGMIDLILDRFYESYMEANFDNAPSRVEDIRQLSEFATQYESPETFLSDLALMGTVAAESAAPGEEGPEEAVVLSSIHQAKGLEWRVVFMVWLTDSHFPLQRALADPDGEEEERRLFYVGLTRTKDELHMCYPMLESDSRRMGVFSRLSRFVSELPEELYERWSLEEDAAPEQAWDDVPVIQEGRPGEELPSEGSSRAISRSASRPADPDEPDGLHYEYDDEF; from the coding sequence CAGGCCATGGATTTCTCCGATTTGCTCACCCATACGCGGACACTTTTATCTGATCACGAGCAAGTGCGTGCGCTCTACCAAGAACGCTTCCGGCACATTCTCGTGGACGAGTACCAGGATACCAACAAGGTCCAGGCCGACATCATTGACCTGCTTGCCGGGGGGCATCGGAATCTCACTGTTGTGGGTGATGATGCCCAGAGTATCTACAGCTTCCGGGGCGCTCACTTTGAGAACATCATCACTTTCCCGGATCGCTACACGGATGCACGTTTGTTCCGCCTTGAGGCCAACTATCGGAGCACCCCGCCCATCCTCGCGCTGGCGAACGCCTCTATTGCTCAAAACAAGCGCCAATTCAAAAAAGAACTTGCCACAACACGCGAAACCGGCTCTTTACCTGCTCTCGTGCCTTGCCGTGAGGTGTTGCAGCAGGCCGACTTCATTGCCCAGCGCATACTCGAGTTGAACGACGAGGGTGTGCCTCTTTCCGAGATCGCCGTCCTCTATCGGGCGCACTATCACTCGATGGAAGTTCAGATGGAGCTTACGCGGCGGGGGATTCCTTTTGAAATCAGAAGTGGTCTTCGTTTTTTCGAGCAACGCCACATCAAGGACGTGACCGCATTTGTTCGCCTTGTGGCCTCGCCCATGGACGAGCTTGCCTGGAAGAGGGCGCTCAAGCTTCTGCCTCGTGTCGGAGAGGCGACGGCGGCCCGCATATGGGCAGTATTGTCAGCCCAGGATGATCTGCTGCGTTTTGCCGCAAATGCAGATAGCGGTTTTGTTCCCAAGCCCGCTCGTGAGAGTTGGGAGGTCTTCAGGCGACTCATCGAGGCGCTGGCAGGGTTGGACCTAAGATCGGACCCGGACCCTGGTGGCGAGAAGGGCGCGCCACCAATCTCGGGGATGATCGATCTTATCCTCGATAGATTCTACGAGAGCTACATGGAGGCGAACTTCGACAATGCGCCGTCGCGGGTTGAGGATATCCGCCAGCTATCAGAGTTTGCCACCCAATATGAATCGCCCGAGACGTTTCTTTCAGATCTGGCGCTCATGGGAACGGTGGCAGCCGAGAGCGCGGCCCCTGGCGAGGAGGGACCCGAGGAGGCCGTTGTCTTAAGCTCAATTCATCAAGCCAAGGGGCTCGAATGGCGCGTGGTGTTCATGGTCTGGCTGACGGATAGCCACTTTCCGCTCCAGCGGGCGCTTGCCGACCCTGATGGAGAAGAGGAGGAGCGTCGCCTGTTCTATGTGGGGCTTACCCGGACGAAGGATGAGCTTCATATGTGCTACCCCATGCTCGAGAGCGACAGCCGGCGGATGGGTGTCTTCTCTCGTCTCTCGCGCTTTGTGTCGGAGTTGCCCGAGGAGCTTTACGAGCGCTGGTCTCTTGAGGAGGATGCGGCTCCCGAGCAGGCATGGGATGATGTCCCTGTAATTCAGGAGGGCAGGCCAGGCGAAGAGCTGCCCTCTGAGGGCTCCTCAAGGGCTATAAGCCGTTCGGCTAGCCGACCCGCCGACCCGGACGAGCCCGATGGCCTGCACTACGAATATGACGATGAATTTTAA
- a CDS encoding flavin reductase family protein, translating into MKFVTVDPSELDRRQIYRFMVGSIVPRPIAWVSTISGEGHTNLAPFSFFTAVSHAPPMMSISVGETSEAQKHTTRNILETQGYVIHVVVNGMEEEMNICSGNFPEEVSEFDEAGLETVPSDIVPAPRIANCPVAMECELNSVITNGSERGERTNLIIGEVVRWHISEDVMSDDKYIDPVKLAPVGRLAGNHYCRTQDVFEMQRPDRKPGQMVS; encoded by the coding sequence ATGAAATTCGTTACTGTTGACCCCTCAGAACTTGATCGTCGCCAGATTTACCGATTCATGGTCGGATCAATTGTCCCGAGGCCCATTGCCTGGGTGAGCACGATTAGTGGTGAGGGGCACACGAACCTTGCCCCGTTCAGCTTCTTTACCGCCGTCTCGCATGCGCCTCCCATGATGTCGATTTCAGTGGGCGAGACAAGCGAGGCCCAGAAGCACACAACACGTAACATCCTTGAGACACAAGGTTATGTCATTCATGTCGTGGTGAACGGCATGGAGGAGGAGATGAACATCTGCTCTGGAAATTTCCCCGAGGAGGTGAGCGAGTTCGATGAGGCGGGTCTCGAAACCGTGCCCTCGGATATTGTTCCCGCCCCGCGCATTGCCAATTGTCCGGTGGCAATGGAGTGTGAATTGAATAGTGTCATCACGAATGGCAGCGAGCGGGGAGAGCGCACGAACCTTATTATCGGCGAGGTCGTACGCTGGCACATCAGCGAGGATGTGATGTCAGACGATAAGTACATTGACCCGGTTAAACTCGCTCCGGTGGGCCGTCTCGCCGGTAACCACTACTGCCGCACCCAGGACGTTTTTGAGATGCAGCGCCCCGATCGAAAGCCCGGACAGATGGTGAGCTAG